The DNA region AGAAGAATACAAAACTTTCAATGAAAAATTTTTAGAGGCCAAGAATTCAATCAGTGAAGACCGTGAAACAATCATTGACGAAGTAACAGATAATATAGAAAAAGACTTGATTCTTCTTGGTGCTACTGCTGTGGAGGACAAACTTCAACCAGGGGTAAATTCTATGAAGCCACATAACTGTTTCCGAACATTGTTGATTGATTTATATTGGTTGATAATTGACATATTTGGTTGTATATTGACTTTTCTGTTTCTATTCATGCTATAGGTTCCGGATTGCATTGACAAACTGGCTCAAGCAGGCATAAAAATTTGGGTTTTGACTGGGGATAAGATGGAAACAGCCATTAATATCGGGTATAGTAATGGATTGCGAgtttttgtatttcttatttgaTACAAGCTTTGCTTGTCCAAACAATTCTGACCAAACCGTCTTCTGCAGTTACGCATGTAGTTTGCTTAGACAAGGAATGAAGCAAATTATCATAACGCTGGAAAGCCCTGATATTAAAACTATAGAGAAAACTGGAGAAAAGAATGCAATTGCCAAGGTAAATACATCTCTACTTTTTTTGCATTGCTTGTTGAAGTAGTAGCTATAGCTACATGACTAAATACATGGAAATGATTCTTAGATTTTAGTTTTTCATATTCATGATGTTGtgtgatatatatttttattacagGCTTCAAAGGAAAATGTTTTACGACAAATTACTGAAGGGAAGGCTCTACTTACTGCTTCAAGCACGGAGGCATTTGCTTTGATCATTGATGGGAAATCTCTTACATATGCCCTAGACGATGACGTAAAAAATATGTTTTTGGACCTTGCAATCAGATGTGCCTCTGTTATATGCTGCCGTTCATCACCAAAACAGAAGGCACTGGTAAGTTGAATTTCACACTCCAGACTCTGCATTTCTGTCCTTTGGCTCTCTCAATCCTCTCTTGTATTTTATCTGTAGTTACACTTTCTAGTCTATTCTAGTGCTTAGTCTGGCTATTCCTTGGAAATATAGGTAACAAGACTAGTCAAATTCGGGACTGGAAAGATAACTTTGGCAATTGGAGATGGGGCTAATGATGTAGGAATGCTTCAAGAAGCTGATATTGGAATTGGAATCAGCGGCGTTGAAGGAATGCAGGTTCAAGAGCTTATACCTTTCTCTTGCCCCTTTGTAGCAACTTTGATGATTttcaaatttcttcttttcttctaccCACCCTAATTAATTGTTCTTATCATAATTTTTTCTTGTTTTACTCATTAGGCTGTTATGTCAAGTGATGTTGCTATTGCTCAATTCCGATTTTTGGAGCGCTTGCTTTTAGTGCATGGACATTGGTGTTATAGAAGGATCTCTTCGATGGTAATCTACTCTCCTCtgattttctctttaaaatttgtTCTCTCATCATTATTTGGATGAGATAAAAATGTGTTTAAAGAATAAATCTATTGCCTTCCGAGGAACTGTTTCAAAACGCAAAGAAAATATTTGCAAATATTTTGTGGAGCAGTTTGGTAACTGGCTTTTTATATTTGTTTCCCTGCAGATATGCTACTTCTTCTACAAAAACATTGTATTTGGAATCACTGTGTTCTTATACGAGGCATATACATCATTCTCTGGACAACCAGCATATAATGATTGGTTTCTCTCTACTTACAACGTCTTCTTCACATCACTTCCGGTGATTGCTTTGGGAGTTTTCGATCAAGATGTATCTGCCCGATTGTGTCTTAAGGTATGTTAACACTTGATGCAGTATTCATATTTGCTTAATGCATAAGGCCTCATTACTAGTGTTTGCCAAAAACACTTCTCGGACATGACATGGAATTAAGTACTTTTTCTTAGTTTTCTAATTATTGTTATGGTATTATGTCGCAGTTCCCTTTACTGTATCAAGAAGGTGTTCAGAATCTACTGTTCAGATGGCGTCGTATAATTGGCTGGATGGTCAATGGCGCTTGCAGTGCGGTGATAATCTTCTTCTTATGCATAACAGCATTAGATCCTCAAGCTTATAAAAAAGATGGTAAAGTTGCTGGATATGCAGTTGTTGGAGCAACCATGTACACATGTGTTGTTTGGGTTGCCAATTGCCAAATGGCACTCGCTATCAGTTATTTTACCTTAATCCAGCACATTGTAATCTGGGGTGGAATTGCTCTCTGGTACATTTTCCTTCTGATTTATGGAACCATGGCTACAACATTTTCCACTACCGCGTACAAAATCTTCGTGGAAGCTTTAGCTCCAGCCCCATTCTACTGGATCATCATAATATTGGTGACAATTTCTGCTCTACTTCCCTACTTTATATACAATGCTATTCAGACGCGGTTCTTCCCATTGTATCACGGGATGATTCAATGGATAAGGTACGAGGGGAAGTCCGATGACCCAGAATACTGCCATGTGGTGAGACAGAGATCGATAAGGCCCACAACCGTAGGTTTCACTGCTCGTTCATTGGCGAGAACGAATCCTTTGGAAGATAGGAAAGAAAGGAGCAGTAGCCACAGATAACCACTGTTCAAAAGTTGGGAACTTGCTCATTGTACATGTTTTCCGAGCTGGTTCTGTACACAACTACATACATGGAGGCTACATCGTCGAGGTCCAGTTGACGCAACGCTGTACTACTGTACCATGTCTTAAATGGGCAAAGATGCCTCTCAAGTTTGTAAATTTTGTACTGGTAATATAGTATGTAATTCTTTCATTCTATACCTAGTAAAATTGTTGTTGTTGAGCACTAGAAGCAGCATAGCAAATAAGCTACTTTTAATAAGGAGAAGGATTGGATTTGTTTTTAAGTTATAAGACCCAATATTCTCTTTCAAGTTATTATCATCTGTACATTTTTTGAGCAATAAAGAATGAGCATTTCATTTGAACTCTCAAGTCTGGGCACATATTTTATCTTTCTGCAACAATAAATACTAACCAGCCCTAGTCAAATATCATCCCCATCATTGTCTAAAATTTGATCAAACAAACGAATATATTAACGTTTAAGACAGAGTCGGATCTAGAATTTCTAGAATATGGGTGCACCATTTCAGAAAggagaaaaaagtaaaaattggGAATCGATACCTATTCCTTTGTATAAATAACTCAATATTCAACCAAATGCACCATTCATCATTTTTGACGCATGAGCGCCGGTAGATAATATTAGACAAATTCTAGAAAATACATACATAAAATACCTAGTTTGACAGAAGAGACTATGGGTTCACGTGTCCCATAATCTAAACTATAAATCCGCCTGTGGTTAAAGAAGCCATATTAGACTAAAATGACGCGACTAAACATCTTATATATACTCAAAAACCACGTCAAATATACCGAGAGAGTATAAGAGGCGAATTCTGAATTTAGAGTAGGTAAGTTTGGAGTGAGTGTGTCTATTATATATAcactacttttaaaaaaaataattacatgtatttttatttaataagcATTGTAAAAGAGCATGTAAGAGTGTCATTGCAAGTTGAAAGATCCAAAGACTTGTATCAAATGAGTATGAAAAACATCATAATCAACTGTTTGTTTCCTTATACATGTTGAAATGCACTTTGTCTCTAAAACCTCCTCTTCATTCCCACCCCAAAAACTTCCAAAAGCAAATTCACCATTTTGAGAAAACTCTTccaaaaccttttcaacttcTTCAATACAACACAAACTTTGAAATTCAACCCTCAAAGATCCCCcatgatttttcaagatttcatCTTCATATCTTCTATTCTCAATCTTCATAGTTTTCTTGTTCCGACGTCGATCTCTCAATTTCTTTATACATTCTTTTGTTTTCTTAAACAGTTTGCATGGTAGGTTAAGCAAGAATAAGATGATGATTTGGAGGATTAAGCATTGGCAGCAGCAACATATGACAATGCAATCGGCCGCGATAATGTTTTTGTCTACCATTTTCTGCGCAAGATTGAAGCAGAGAAAGGAGAGGAAGAAGGTAATGAAGAAGGTTATAAATAGAAGTCATTTTTTGTCAAGGAATAGGTTGCTTCTCTTTTAAGAAGGGTATATTGATGTTTGAAGCATGAGAAAATGTGGTTTGCAAAGTTAAAAATGGAACTGGTAGCTTAAAGCAAAATGTGGAAGGAAGCATAAGCTGTCCTATTCTAGTTGACTTGTATTTCATATGTTCATGAATAGCTAGGAGAAGAGCTCTGCCGTTGTGACTTGCTCACATTGCCAGTCTCAAATCCCCGTAAAGGAGACGGGTTGCGATAGGTTGACAATCAACATAAAACGAGTCAATTTACGATGTATGTTTACCATACAGAATAAGTTGAGACGTGCTCACCTAGGCACTATTGGATTAAGATGTGCTTAAATGGAGCGATATGAACAGTGCAGATTTATATAGCCGAGCACAACTTACTTGGGATTGAAGCATACTTATTTGTTTGTTTATGGTTAGCTAGAAGAAGGGTTCACTCAACGGGCTTAATTATTGAGGTCTTTGTCTTTGACTTTTGCACTTACCTTCCAAAGAAAGATATAAGCTTTTCTGAATCTTGCTTTTTGTTCTATTCCTTGTGTCAATAGATGTAAAACTAAGCAAAgcaaagcaaaaagaaaacctttCCAGTTACAATTTTCTTTACGTGAATGCTAATCATTGGAGTAGAAACCTTCCCATGAAAACTAAGAAATACTAGCAAACTTATCACCAAACTTTAAAGggccttttctctttcttttgaaTCCCGTGGTCCGGCCCTTCTCCGGACCTGCACATAACGCGAGGTTAGTATACCGggttgcctttttttttttttttttttatacttaCTAGTTTTAGAATACACGCGTTGCGCCTGTACCTATctaaatgagaaaaaaaattaaaaatcattcaaatgttttattaaaaatgattttttggtGCTAATGTTTGAGTTATGATAAATAAAACCGTAAGTTCCTAAAAATGAGAAATATTGATCCTATATATCAaattcaataaagaaaaaaaCTGCCACATAGAAGATCATCCATTAGGACTCGTTTAGTACGAGGGATAAGTGATAATAATTTcagaattaaatttgagatgagtttaccCCACGTTTGGTTGGTATAAAACCGCGGTATAATTAATCGCAGGATTAGTTATCCGGGGATTGTAGTGACTTTTTAAGCAGGCTGAGATCATAACAAACCCAGAATAACTAATTTCAAAATAATCTGAGATAACTTGTTtccaaccaaacaaccccttgTTTTCAACTTAAGTGTATATGGACATCGCTAAGTGAACATTAGATTTTAGAGTTAATATCCAAAAATCCCCCTAAACTATCATGTTTTTGTAAGGTTACTACTTAAATAATTCGGTGTCCCCAAACCTTTCCTGAACTATATTGTCGTTCATATTAAAAACCCCTCATTACATTCTTAGATGTGCGTGTAGTACACGCtcctaattatttaaaaaatgtgCCATGTAGCATTACACGTGGCTATTTAACTTAGCCTAAAACCTGCCtaaactattattttttttgtcaGTTACCTACTTAAACTATCCGGTGTCTCCAAAACCCCCTTGAACTATATTCCGCTATATATTAAAACCTCATGTTGGATTTTTAAAGGTGCGTCTGTCTAACTATATTAACTTATGATTTGTAAAaagttttatatatagtttaCTCATGATGTATTACTCTCAGATGAATGATTAATTTTAGAGTTttgcccaaaataatatttaatgtattgtgttgattttttatttaattgtgATTGTAGTTTATGCTAAACTTCAATTGAATAAGTCCTTATTTATATTCACTTTGTAGcacaataaaaatataaataaatacacatatggttgcatttcttaaaaataatcttataatacataaaatgattacacaaaataaaatttcgcaaataaaaaaatatttggcCAACAATTACATTTTCTAATTGCAGATTACATA from Nicotiana tabacum cultivar K326 chromosome 24, ASM71507v2, whole genome shotgun sequence includes:
- the LOC107792730 gene encoding putative phospholipid-transporting ATPase 9; translated protein: MDRIIYFLFAVLFTISFVGSVYFGIVTKEDLDGGHKRWYLQPDRSEIFFDPRRAPAAAVYHFLTAIMLYSYFIPISLYVSIEIVKVLQSIFINQDINMYHEETDKPAHARTSNLTEELGQVDTILSDKTGTLTCNSMEFVKCSVAGTAYGRGITEVERAMAKRNGSPLLKIGKDHVEDGAVSPRKSTVKGFNFEDERIMNANWLFEPHSDVIQKFFRLLAVCHTVIPEVDEGTGKVAYEAESPDEAAFVIAAREIGFEFYKRTQTSVSVHELDLASGQRIERSYKILNVLEFNSTRKRMSVIVKDEDGKILLLSKGADSIMFERLGKNGREFEEETKEHVNEYADAGLRTLILAYRKLSEEEYKTFNEKFLEAKNSISEDRETIIDEVTDNIEKDLILLGATAVEDKLQPGVPDCIDKLAQAGIKIWVLTGDKMETAINIGYACSLLRQGMKQIIITLESPDIKTIEKTGEKNAIAKASKENVLRQITEGKALLTASSTEAFALIIDGKSLTYALDDDVKNMFLDLAIRCASVICCRSSPKQKALVTRLVKFGTGKITLAIGDGANDVGMLQEADIGIGISGVEGMQAVMSSDVAIAQFRFLERLLLVHGHWCYRRISSMICYFFYKNIVFGITVFLYEAYTSFSGQPAYNDWFLSTYNVFFTSLPVIALGVFDQDVSARLCLKFPLLYQEGVQNLLFRWRRIIGWMVNGACSAVIIFFLCITALDPQAYKKDGKVAGYAVVGATMYTCVVWVANCQMALAISYFTLIQHIVIWGGIALWYIFLLIYGTMATTFSTTAYKIFVEALAPAPFYWIIIILVTISALLPYFIYNAIQTRFFPLYHGMIQWIRYEGKSDDPEYCHVVRQRSIRPTTVGFTARSLARTNPLEDRKERSSSHR